One Bos taurus isolate L1 Dominette 01449 registration number 42190680 breed Hereford chromosome 3, ARS-UCD2.0, whole genome shotgun sequence DNA window includes the following coding sequences:
- the ATP5PB gene encoding ATP synthase F(0) complex subunit B1, mitochondrial precursor: MLSRVVLSAAAAAAPSLKNAALLGPGVLQATRIFHTGQPSLAPVPPLPEHGGKVRFGLIPEEFFQFLYPKTGVTGPYVLGTGLILYLLSKEIYVITPETFSAISTIGFLVYIVKKYGASVGEFADKLNEQKIAQLEEVKQASIKQIQDAIDMEKSQQALVQKRHYLFDVQRNNIAMALEVTYRERLHRVYREVKNRLDYHISVQNMMRQKEQEHMINWVEKRVVQSISAQQEKETIAKCIADLKLLSKKAQAQPVM; the protein is encoded by the exons GGTATTGCAGGCAACGAGGATCTTTCACACAGGGCAGCCAAGTCTTGCCCCTGTACCACCTCTTCCTGAACATGGAGGAAAAGTTCGTTTTGGGCTGATCCCTGAGGAATTCTTCCAGTTCCTTTATCCTAAAACTGGTGTAACAG gaCCCTATGTGCTTGGAACTGGGCTTATCTTATATTTACTCTCCAAAGAAATATACGTGATAACTCCAGAGACCTTCTCTGCCATATCAACAATAGGGTTCCTTGTCTATATAGTTAAAAAATATGGTGCTTCTGTTGGGGAATTTGCTGATAAACTCAATGAG CAAAAAATTGCCCAACTGGAAGAGGTGAAACAGGCGTCCATCAAACAAATCCAGGATGCTATTGATATGGAGAAGTCACAGCAGGCACTGGTTCAAAAGCGCCATTACCTTTTTGATGTTCAAAGG AATAACATTGCTATGGCCTTGGAGGTTACTTACCGGGAACGGCTGCATAGAGTATACAGGGAGGTAAAGAATCGCCTGGACTATCACATCTCTGTGCAGAATATGATGCGTCAGAAGGAACAAGAGCACATGATAAACTGGGTGGAGAAGCGTGTGGTGCAGAGCATCTCTGCACAGCAG GAGAAGGAAACAATCGCCAAGTGCATTGCAGATCTAAAGCTGCTCTCAAAGAAGGCTCAAGCTCAGCCAGTTATGTAA